A section of the Acanthochromis polyacanthus isolate Apoly-LR-REF ecotype Palm Island chromosome 13, KAUST_Apoly_ChrSc, whole genome shotgun sequence genome encodes:
- the LOC110972347 gene encoding cytochrome c oxidase subunit 7A2, mitochondrial codes for MNHLLKVPLLASRAFSSSARQLRNKVPEAQKFFQADNGLPVHIKGGTGDVLLYRATMTLTIGGTCYSLYWLLVASMPQKKA; via the exons ATGAACCACCTCCTG AAAGTTCCACTTCTGGCCAGCCGAGCCTTCAGCAGCTCTGCCAGACAGCTGAGGAACAAAGTCCCCGAAGCCCAGAAATTCTTCCAG GCCGACAACGGGCTGCCGGTCCACATCAAGGGAGGAACCGGTGACGTCCTGCTGTACAGGGCAACCATGACGCTAACCATCGGAG gaaCCTGCTACTCTCTGTACTGGCTGCTCGTCGCCTCCATGCCTCAGAAGAAGGCGTAG